Proteins co-encoded in one Eremothecium sinecaudum strain ATCC 58844 chromosome VI, complete sequence genomic window:
- the HAP3 gene encoding Hap3p (Syntenic homolog of Ashbya gossypii AFR014C; Syntenic homolog of Saccharomyces cerevisiae YBL021C (HAP3)), giving the protein MDSSSEQREKHNQYITELREQDRWLPINNVARLMKNTLPVTTKVSKDAKECMQECVSEFISFVTSEASDRCATDKRKTINGEDILISLHALGFENYAEVLKIYLAKYRQQQAVKNQMMFERRDEEGEGELGDSNSVDLDEQLNLDHRPSQDDKDLQQDEVTDMISN; this is encoded by the coding sequence ATGGATTCCAGTTCTGAACAACGAGAAAAGCACAATCAATACATAACGGAACTACGGGAACAAGATAGATGGCTACCCATAAACAACGTCGCTAGGTTAATGAAAAACACATTACCTGTAACGACGAAAGTGTCTAAAGATGCTAAGGAATGTATGCAGGAATGCGTTAGCGAGTTTATTTCATTTGTTACTAGTGAAGCAAGCGACCGATGCGCTACTGATAAGAGGAAAACAATTAACGGCGAGGACATATTAATATCACTGCACGCCTTAGGTTTTGAAAACTATGCGGAAGTTCTTAAGATCTACCTAGCGAAGTATAGACAACAGCAGGCTGTAAAGAATCAAATGATGTTTGAAAGACGGGATGAGGAGGGCGAAGGTGAACTAGGAGACTCGAATTCTGTAGATTTAGATGAGCAGTTAAACCTCGATCATCGCCCATCGCAGGATGATAAGGATTTACAGCAGGACGAAGTTACGGACATGATATCTAATTAA
- the RFT1 gene encoding glycolipid translocation protein (Syntenic homolog of Ashbya gossypii AFR015W; Syntenic homolog of Saccharomyces cerevisiae YBL020W (RFT1)), with product MASLSEKILARSTKGVTFLMMGQLFSKLVSFIVNSLLVRFLSPRIFGITSFLDFLSSTVLFFSREAIRLATLRIKATGSENETRPISNDEIDHENHPAVLQSVVNFAYIPICISIPLSLILWKWQYSNLNEYFIELPFFRLSVSLVFLSITIELLSEPFYVVNQFMLNYKLRSQVEGAGVTVSCVTNFIVIYWYENWVNGSGEMLHDSRKQEGIAILAFALGNVLKSVTFFFMYLFDYLRRSLGPKKQFSMILTKIYLPERSYSYYFQPDILRHFKKVYFQLCFKHLLTEGDKLIINSLCTIEEQGIYSLLSNYGSLLTRLLFAPIEESLLMFLTRLLANKSSNNLKLAIEVFLNLVKFYIYITIIIVIFGPMNSSFLLKFLVGSRWSSTNVLETIRFYCFYLPFLAMNGIAEAFFISVATGDQILHHSYFMMVFSGIFLSSCWLFVGHLKLSLEGLILSNMINMSLRIIFCAWFIRKFYNKLDFYNAKKLLTISTDFSNVKKIGTISIFVAILDWYVIGYVQSFQQLISNVILAGALTGLMIYGERDLLMRFIRKENHVNIAKKS from the coding sequence ATGGCATCATTAAGCGAGAAGATTCTTGCGAGGTCAACGAAGGGGGTTACTTTCCTGATGATGGGCCAGTTGTTCAGTAAACTTGTATCATTTATTGTAAACAGTCTGCTGGTAAGATTCCTCTCGCCTAGAATATTTGGAATAACATCCTTTTTAGATTTCCTATCTTCAACTGTTTTATTCTTTAGTCGTGAGGCTATTAGATTGGCTACTTTGAGGATCAAAGCTACAGGAAGTGAGAATGAAACACGGCCAATTTCAAATGATGAGATTGATCATGAAAATCATCCTGCTGTGCTACAATCAGTGGTGAACTTTGCTTACATTCCTATTTGCATTAGTATACCCCTTTCACTTATACTCTGGAAATGGCAGTATTCAAATCTAAATGAGTACTTTATAGAGTTGCCATTTTTTAGGCTATCCGTTAGCTTGGTGTTCCTCTCAATTACCATAGAACTTTTGAGTGAACCATTTTATGTTGTTAACCAATTTATGCTGAATTATAAATTAAGATCCCAAGTGGAAGGTGCAGGGGTTACGGTTTCATGTGTTACTAATTTTATAGTTATCTATTGGTATGAAAATTGGGTTAATGGGTCGGGGGAGATGCTGCATGATAGTCGTAAGCAAGAAGGTATCGCTATTTTGGCATTTGCTCTAGGAAATGTTCTGAAATCAGTgacttttttttttatgtACTTATTTGATTATTTGAGAAGAAGTTTGGGACCTAAGAAGCAATTCTCTATGATACTGACGAAAATTTATTTACCAGAACGGTCATATTCATACTACTTTCAACCAGATATTTTACGTCATTTCAAGAAAGTCTACTTTCAATTATGTTTTAAGCATTTACTGACGGAGGGAGATAAACTGATCATAAATTCTCTTTGCACAATAGAGGAGCAGGGTATTTACTCATTGTTATCAAATTATGGATCTTTACTGACACGTTTATTGTTTGCGCCAATCGAAGAATCATTGCTGATGTTTCTGACTCGATTGTTGGCGAATAAATCCTCAAACAATCTAAAGCTTGCTATTGAAGTTTTCTTGAATTTGGTGAAGTTTTACATATACATCACTATTATAATTGTTATATTTGGGCCGATGAATTCGTCATTTTTATTAAAGTTCCTAGTGGGCTCAAGGTGGTCCAGTACGAACGTACTAGAAACTATAAGGTTCTATTGTTTCTACCTGCCATTTCTTGCCATGAATGGAATAGCTGAGGCATTTTTCATTAGCGTTGCAACAGGTGATCAAATATTACACCATTCTTACTTCATGATGGTCTTTTCTGGTATTTTTCTTTCTAGCTGTTGGTTATTTGTAGGACATCTAAAGCTATCGTTAGAGGGATTGATATTGAGCAACATGATTAATATGTCGCTGCGTATTATTTTCTGCGCTTGGTTTATTAGGAAATTCTACAATAAGCTGGACTTTTACAATGCAAAGAAGCTGTTAACTATATCTACAGATTTTAGCAATGTTAAAAAAATTGGTACCATCTCAATATTTGTTGCAATTCTCGACTGGTACGTTATTGGATATGTTCAAAGCTTCCAGCAGTTAATATCTAATGTTATTTTAGCCGGTGCATTGACAGGATTAATGATCTACGGAGAAAGAGATTTATTAATGCGTTTTATTCGAAAAGAGAATCATGTAAATATAGCCAAAAAAAGCTGA
- the APN2 gene encoding DNA-(apurinic or apyrimidinic site) lyase APN2 (Syntenic homolog of Ashbya gossypii AFR016W; Syntenic homolog of Saccharomyces cerevisiae YBL019W (APN2)): protein MTSNILEPKKSNEVRFFTFNVNGIRTLFQHYPFSRQNGSLSQIFQSFKSDIVTLQELKIDRDAVAKWGRLDNYYSFISIPSKRRGYSGVGCWVRIPDASDPNKNSLKVIKAEEGITGVLKIRVDGRLVSYRSDSSVGIGGYEELPFQDDTEAEELDSQGRCVIIELACNIVIISTYCPANSSNSDEGELFRLKYLRILFKRIRNLKNAGKSVVLMGDINICRDLIDHGKALKYNGIVIRDLNCGNVIEDKYRRQAFEFIAHPTMQGRRMLNEMLADSIDPVLRRTGILVDTTRLIQGRNRLKMYTVWSTLRNSRPVNYGSRIDYILVTEELQDRVKKGNICPDVMGSDHCPVFMDLSVEGLHNVEEHQYFIPKFESRFRYNLAHESITDMFKKRRIEVNGTSAHIENLGNENINAKTYKTLKVTQGDTPTISKFLQQSSSSQLPRKDTISVIEESRMIDNNSKYQRKHDDAKKRSPVKSMNCIEAYFGKPPVCKHGEDAVLRTSKTSTTFGKRFWTCKRPRGDKGNEEASCGFFQWK from the coding sequence ATGACTTCAAATATTTTAGAGCCTAAAAAATCGAATGAAGTTCGATTTTTTACGTTTAATGTTAACGGTATCAGAACTCTTTTTCAACATTATCCTTTCTCTCGACAGAATGGTTCATTGAGTCAGATATTCCAATCTTTTAAATCAGATATTGTAACTTTACAGGAGCTAAAGATAGATAGGGATGCAGTGGCCAAATGGGGTCGATTAGATAACTATTACTCTTTCATTTCGATTCCTTCTAAGAGGAGGGGATATTCGGGTGTCGGCTGCTGGGTGAGGATTCCAGATGCATCGGATCCAAATAAGAATAGCTTGAAAGTAATTAAGGCAGAAGAGGGCATCACTGGAGTTCTTAAAATCAGAGTTGATGGTCGACTAGTATCATATCGCTCAGATTCTTCAGTAGGAATTGGTGGTTATGAAGAACTACCCTTTCAAGATGATACAGAAGCCGAAGAGCTTGATAGCCAGGGAAGATGCGTAATTATTGAACTGGCATGTAATATTGTTATTATTTCAACATACTGTCCTGCAAATTCCTCTAACAGTGATGAGGGTGAGCTCTTTCGATTAAAGTATTTACGCATATTATTTAAAAGGATACGGAACTTAAAAAATGCAGGAAAATCAGTGGTATTAATGGGAGACATAAACATATGCAGGGATTTAATTGATCATGGAAAGGCTTTGAAATACAATGGAATTGTAATTCGGGATTTAAATTGTGGAAACGTTATAGAAGATAAGTACAGAAGACAGGCATTTGAGTTTATAGCGCACCCTACAATGCAAGGCCGACGTATGCTAAATGAAATGCTTGCTGATTCAATAGATCCGGTTCTAAGACGAACAGGGATTTTAGTTGATACCACTCGATTAATCCAAGGAAGGAACAGGCTTAAAATGTACACTGTTTGGAGCACTTTACGAAATTCTAGACCCGTAAATTATGGCAGCAGGATAGATTATATATTAGTAACGGAAGAATTACAGGACAGAGTTAAAAAAGGCAATATTTGCCCAGACGTAATGGGCTCTGATCATTGTCCTGTATTCATGGATCTTTCTGTAGAAGGTCTCCACAATGTTGAAGAACATCAGTATTTTATACCAAAATTTGAATCTAGGTTCAGGTATAACCTTGCGCACGAATCTATCACAGATATGTTCAAAAAACGGAGAATTGAGGTAAACGGCACCTCAGCACACATTGAAAACTTAGGTAACGAGAATATTAATGCTAAAACTTACAAGACTTTAAAAGTCACACAAGGAGATACTCCAACTATATCAAAATTCCTCCAACAATCCTCCTCATCGCAACTACCGAGAAAAGATACAATTTCAGTAATTGAGGAATCTAGAATGATAGACAATAACAGCAAATATCAAAGGAAACATGACGATGCAAAGAAAAGAAGCCCTGTAAAATCCATGAATTGTATCGAGGCATACTTCGGCAAACCCCCAGTATGTAAACATGGGGAGGACGCTGTATTGAGAACATCTAAAACTTCCACTACCTTTGGAAAAAGATTTTGGACATGCAAAAGACCAAGAGGAGATAAAGGAAATGAAGAAGCATCTTGTGGTTTTTTTCAGTGGAAATAA
- the POP8 gene encoding ribonuclease P (Syntenic homolog of Ashbya gossypii AFR017C; Syntenic homolog of Saccharomyces cerevisiae YBL018C (POP8); 1-intron in Ashbya gossypii), producing the protein MKSFTNQISHSLYYKLKITTQDSINVIEQTIDEMTWRQFINNALSKGHGIFGESIDYEFLNISDRIAFVRVGSHDHHTFTSALTTYVSGDELLGFPLVVEIIQETVNPTKLSITDDDKIWLKSYIESAQEDLKC; encoded by the exons ATGAAGAGTTTTACTAATCAGATATCACATTCACTATATTACAAGTTGAAGAT TACAACCCAGGATTCAATAAATGTTATAGAACAAACAATAGATGAAATGACATGGAGGCAATTTATAAATAATGCATTGAGTAAAGGACATGGTATTTTTGGAGAGAGTATCGATTACGAGTTTTTAAATATATCGGACCGAATTGCATTTGTCAGAGTTGGTTCTCACGATCATCATACTTTTACTTCAGCATTAACAACGTACGTTTCCGGTGATGAATTATTGGGATTTCCATTGGTTGTAGAAATCATCCAAGAAACTGTTAATCCAACTAAGCTGTCGATTACTGATGATGATAAGATATGGTTGAAAAGTTATATTGAAAGCGCACAAGAAGACCTCAAATGCTAA
- the PEP1 gene encoding type I sorting receptor (Syntenic homolog of Ashbya gossypii AFR018C; Syntenic homolog of Saccharomyces cerevisiae YBL017C (PEP1)), producing the protein MLSFWLWVLGLWPFAVLCVSGRNEPILTDIKNISAIVAFNDDTRIVANTEERIMAKNIAGGKDGDWTILYKKKYGIKHFAIDEHYPDRRAVLFSGSGEVYFTMDKAITWKKIFDGSQFREMQFLTNPLDSGLMLIVTKDSEERTKNYVSHDAGKSFSELKIENSTCRFARQSKESELGEINTIFCIGDSDETKILYKIDDIGNPLTTVDELEGKRILDVGFYANYLVIVTLEDFHNIHSKKTVWTSTDGKGFHLALFPMELHNKVELSSAVSSGKRLIINLFDEDKKSIKRSFISDSRGIRFTPLTKKIYEATRLDFNGKYDGPIFGYSEDPFGSFFSADFGRTWEQCKLADNEDQDGYPCDIRDTKKCALYLDAIPESSLYSTPMEQTSGIIIRTGFVKDTTYNRKVTRGDKMTFISRDGGIRWNRAFEFAVSVVYGDYGNIIVAYESQKTSTDKLHYSLDHGYTWEIYHFDQPLKHMEVVSLTVDNSGVDFLVRTLSSNLLLSFGNIFNGIGCSDNDLEEWAPLDYECIGGSLYKTKRRLQNSECLYKDSKIERSLTVEPCKCTLKDYECAPEFTENDFGNCMLDYEFIKKTGRCKDKDSLYLHSKQLSLGNKCLEPIEIPADDYTCFKSMNSGHKIQVSSSKFSSEFQSYQYFDSLKDDSLILTSKELEIFISHDGGISIEKLDLGAPVVETVFNPYFGDDAYLFGLDNQLHITHNRGHSFSSTELPKSKQLLLPLTFHPKDESTFIYYGGKDCKSIDDPRCHSVAYITRDGGKSFEELLSDVISCEFVGPIYKSPVHEDMIICEVRNRTTKTNSLQVSTNFFKDKKEVFSNIVGFFNTGQYTIVAVVHGKDEIRSYVTVDGENYAECKFPANFKVEKQQAYTVVASQNGAVFFHITTESKSGNEYGSLFKSNSNGTSLVLLKDKVNRDKAGYVDYDTVDGLEGIVLINVVDDQPSKSFKNLKKLKTMISFNDGADWWYVQPPARDSTGKSYHCSSKDLKKCSLHLHGYTDRKDVRYSSTSSSAIGYLVAVGNVGRHLLPYEKCSTFVSDDGGITWKEVAKTPQRWEFGDRGSIIVLAADGKEANSITYSIDSGNTWNNFQFSEDPVTIDDIITVPQDSSMRFLLMTKATYVEGTQTVTFAISFADVFERQCHFDPATPKENDLAYFPVKHPGTKCLFGHQAEYLKKIRHDCFIGTAPLKDRYRVVKDCPCTRNDFECAYNFFRDKSGVCKLVKGLKPPDPKEVCDDDSDLIEYYETVAYRKIPMSTCQGGLQLDKQTKPRPCPGKEREFRRKYGAYDRIALFCWTILWIVFFALMYVVYVRGIRRNGGFSRFGEIRLGDDDLIEENRTDRVVNTIVRTGAFVFWGTINLAQLLRAESRGMFRGIRDRIVGRRAPSYSSLIHDHYLDEADNLLTGHDNDASNLAPFVDEVEFEVGDELSSQQELEDQVATENIDRYHDSDTDNEGGNSIDNSGNTGGLR; encoded by the coding sequence ATGCTTTCATTTTGGCTATGGGTTCTCGGTTTATGGCCCTTTGCAGTGCTATGCGTATCTGGCCGGAATGAGCCTATACTGACTGATATTAAGAACATCAGCGCCATTGTCGCATTTAATGACGATACTAGAATAGTAGCGAATACTGAAGAGCGTATAATGGCGAAAAATATTGCTGGTGGCAAAGATGGTGATTGGACTATACTATATAAGAAAAAATATGGTATTAAACATTTTGCTATAGATGAACACTACCCGGATCGCAGGGCGGTATTATTTAGCGGTAGTGGAGAGGTTTATTTCACTATGGACAAGGCCATAACATGGAAGAAGATTTTCGACGGTAGTCAGTTCCGTGAAATGCAGTTTTTAACAAACCCACTGGACTCAGGACTTATGCTAATTGTTACGAAAGACTCAGAAGAAAGAACTAAGAATTATGTCTCTCATGATGCTGGAAAGTCATTTAGCGAACTTAAAATTGAGAATTCTACCTGTAGGTTTGCTAGGCAATCTAAGGAGTCGGAGTTAGGTGAAATAAATACCATATTCTGCATTGGAGACAGCGATGAGACAAAGATCTTATATAAAATTGACGATATCGGTAACCCATTGACGACGGTGGATGAGCTCGAAGGAAAAAGGATTTTAGACGTTGGATTTTATGCCAATTACTTGGTTATTGTAACGTTAGAGGATTTCCATAACATACATTCTAAGAAGACCGTATGGACAAGTACAGATGGTAAAGGATTCCATTTAGCCCTCTTTCCAATGGAGCTCCATAACAAAGTAGAGCTCAGTTCGGCTGTTAGTAGTGGCAAACGTTTAATCATCAACTTATTTGATGAAGATAAGAAATCCATAAAGAGGTCTTTTATTTCTGACTCACGCGGGATTAGGTTTACACCATTGACGAAGAAGATTTATGAGGCCACACGATTAGACTTTAATGGTAAATATGATGGTCCAATATTTGGCTATTCTGAAGACCCATTCGGATCATTTTTCTCGGCCGATTTTGGAAGAACGTGGGAACAGTGTAAGTTGGCTGATAATGAGGACCAAGATGGCTACCCGTGTGATATTCGGGACACTAAAAAGTGCGCCTTATATCTTGATGCTATACCAGAATCTTCTCTATATTCCACTCCTATGGAACAGACTTCAGGGATTATTATTAGGACTGGTTTTGTTAAAGATACAACTTATAATAGGAAGGTAACCAGAGGTGATAAGATGACCTTCATATCAAGGGATGGAGGTATTCGATGGAATAGAGCTTTTGAATTTGCCGTTTCTGTTGTGTATGGCGATTATGGCAATATTATTGTTGCTTACGAATCTCAGAAGACCTCGACAGATAAGCTACACTATTCTTTGGATCATGGCTATACTTGGGAGATTTATCATTTTGATCAACCGTTAAAGCACATGGAAGTTGTATCCTTAACAGTAGACAATTCTGGTGTTGATTTTTTGGTAAGAACACTATCATCAAATTTATTACTCTCATTTGGAAACATATTCAACGGTATCGGTTGTTCAGATAATGATCTTGAGGAATGGGCTCCTTTAGATTATGAATGTATTGGTGGTTCTTTGTATAAGACCAAACGTAGGTTGCAAAATTCAGAGTGCTTGTACAAAGACTCAAAAATAGAACGTTCTTTAACGGTTGAGCCTTGTAAGTGTACTTTGAAGGACTATGAATGTGCTCCGGAATTTACTGAGAACGACTTTGGAAACTGTATGCTAGATTATGAGTTTATCAAGAAAACTGGCCGATGTAAAGATAAGGACTCTCTATACTTACACTCGAAGCAACTCAGTCTTGGCAATAAATGCCTAGAACCGATAGAAATCCCTGCTGATGATTATACATGCTTTAAGAGCATGAACTCCGGACATAAGATCCAAGTTTCGAGCTCCAAATTTTCATCTGAGTTCCAATCTTACCAGTATTTTGATTCCTTGAAGGATGATTCTCTGATACTCACTTCGAAGGAACTTGAAATTTTTATATCGCATGATGGTGGGATAAGCATCGAAAAGCTAGATTTGGGGGCTCCTGTTGTCGAAACTGTTTTTAATCCATATTTTGGAGATGACGCTTATCTGTTTGGTCTTGATAACCAATTACATATTACTCACAATAGAGGGCACTCTTTTTCATCTACAGAACTACCGAAATCTAAACAGTTGCTTCTACCACTTACTTTCCACCCTAAAGATGAGTCAACTTTTATTTACTATGGTGGTAAGGATTGCAAGTCGATTGACGACCCCAGATGCCATAGTGTAGCTTATATTACAAGAGATGGTGGGAAATCATTTGAAGAATTATTAAGTGATGTGATTAGTTGTGAATTTGTTGGGCCTATTTACAAGTCACCAGTACATGAAGATATGATAATTTGTGAAGTTAGAAATAGAACAACAAAAACCAATTCCTTACAAGTATCCACTAATTTCTTTAAGGACAAGAAAGAAGTTTTTTCAAACATTGTTGGTTTTTTCAACACTGGTCAGTATACGATTGTCGCTGTCGTTCATGGGAAAGATGAAATCAGATCATACGTAACTGTCGATGGTGAAAACTACGCTGAATGTAAATTCCCCGCTAACTTTAAAGTTGAGAAGCAACAGGCTTATACCGTTGTAGCCTCACAAAATGGTGCTGTATTTTTCCATATCACCACTGAATCGAAATCGGGGAATGAATATGGCTCACTCTTCAAATCTAATTCAAATGGTACGTCCCTTGTTCTGTTAAAGGACAAAGTTAACAGAGACAAAGCAGGTTATGTTGATTATGATACTGTGGATGGGCTTGAAGGGATTGTACTCATTAATGTTGTTGATGATCAACCTTCCAAAAGTTTtaaaaatttgaagaaacTAAAAACTATGATTTCATTCAACGATGGTGCAGATTGGTGGTACGTCCAACCCCCTGCAAGGGACTCTACCGGCAAGTCTTATCATTGTTCTAGTAAGGATTTGAAAAAATGCTCATTGCACTTGCATGGGTATACAGATAGAAAGGACGTAAGGTATAGCTCTACTTCAAGTTCAGCTATCGGATATTTGGTAGCTGTGGGCAACGTTGGTCGCCATTTGCTTCCATATGAGAAATGTTCGACCTTTGTATCTGATGACGGTGGAATAACATGGAAAGAAGTGGCTAAAACCCCACAACGGTGGGAATTTGGAGACAGAGGAAGCATAATTGTTTTAGCCGCCGATGGTAAGGAAGCGAATAGCATTACTTATTCCATAGATTCTGGTAATACGTGGAACAATTTTCAGTTTAGCGAGGATCCGGTTACTATTGATGACATTATCACCGTTCCACAAGACTCGTCAATGAGGTTTTTGTTGATGACGAAGGCCACTTATGTTGAAGGGACTCAGACTGTTACCTTTGCAATATCATTTGCCGATGTGTTTGAAAGGCAATGTCATTTCGATCCTGCAACACCCAAAGAGAATGATCTAGCCTATTTCCCCGTAAAACACCCGGGTACTAAATGTTTATTTGGACATCAAGCGgaatatttgaaaaagaTTAGACACGATTGTTTTATAGGAACGGCCCCATTGAAGGATAGGTATAGGGTTGTTAAGGATTGTCCCTGTACCAGAAATGATTTTGAATGCGCCTACAACTTTTTCAGAGACAAAAGCGGTGTCTGTAAACTAGTTAAGGGTTTAAAACCACCAGATCCAAAAGAGGTATGTGATGACGATTCAGACTTGATTGAATACTATGAAACTGTAGCTTACAGGAAAATTCCGATGTCAACTTGTCAGGGTGGGCTGCAATTAGATAAACAAACTAAACCACGCCCTTGTCCTGGTAAAGAAAGGGAGTTCAGGAGAAAATACGGTGCTTATGATCGAATAGCGCTATTTTGCTGGACGATACTCTGGATAGTTTTTTTTGCACTAATGTACGTTGTTTATGTTCGTGGGATTAGAAGAAATGGAGGTTTCTCCAGGTTCGGAGAAATTAGGCTTGGAGATGATGATCTTATTGAGGAAAATAGAACAGACCGGGTTGTCAACACAATTGTGAGAACTGGTGCGTTTGTGTTTTGGGGAACAATAAATTTAGCGCAGTTACTACGCGCAGAAAGTAGAGGCATGTTCAGAGGCATTAGGGACAGGATTGTTGGAAGAAGAGCTCCAAGTTACTCTTCCTTAATTCACGATCATTACCTCGATGAAGCCGATAATTTACTCACTGGTCACGATAATGATGCGAGTAATTTAGCTCCATTCGTAGACGAGGTCGAATTTGAAGTTGGTGATGAGCTCTCATCCCAACAGGAACTGGAAGACCAAGTCGCCACCGAGAACATAGATAGATATCATGACTCGGATACTGACAATGAAGGAGGTAACAGTATTGATAATAGTGGTAACACTGGTGGTCTTCGATAA